Proteins from a genomic interval of Callospermophilus lateralis isolate mCalLat2 chromosome 1, mCalLat2.hap1, whole genome shotgun sequence:
- the LOC143399788 gene encoding vomeronasal type-1 receptor 3-like has product MASGDLVIGMVFLSQTIIGFLGNFFLLCHNFLYLTRCPVRPKDLILKHLTLANFLVIFCKGVPQTMSAFGATHFLSDTGCKLVFYVHRVGRGVGTGITCLLSIFQAIMISPRNFRWAEMKPQASRYMGPSNILCWMLNMLLNISVPMYVGKWNSKNTTNKIDYGYCSAVIDNRVTGVLLIALLSSYDVLCLGLMVWTSGFIVLILYRHKRQVRHLHSATLSPRSSPETRITQNILVLVGTFVSFYTLSCIFSLFLARLNDPGWWLVNSSALITACFPTVSPFVLRSRDPRISRLIFTCCGGSMLSSK; this is encoded by the coding sequence ATGGCCTCCGGTGATTTGGTGATAGGAATGGTCTTCTTATCGCAGACCATAATTGGATTCCTGGggaatttctttcttctctgccaTAATTTCCTTTATCTTACCAGATGTCCTGTAAGGCCCAAGGATTTGATTCTCAAGCACTTGACCTTGGCTAACTTCTTGGTCATATTCTGTAAAGGAGTCCCACAGACCATGTCTGCTTTTGGGGCAACACATTTCCTCAGTGATACTGGATGCAAACTTGTTTTCTATGTTCACAGAGTCGGCAGGGGTGTGGGCACTGGCATCACCTGCCTCTTGAGTAtcttccaggccatcatgatcagCCCTAGGAACTTCAGGTGGGCAGAGATGAAACCGCAAGCTTCCAGATACATGGGGCCCTCCAACATCCTGTGCTGGATGCTAAACATGCTGTTGAACATCAGTGTTCCTATGTATGTTGGCAAGTGgaacagcaaaaacaccacaaataaaatagattatGGATACTGTTCTGCAGTAATTGATAACAGAGTCACGggtgtgctacttatagcactatTGTCATCCTATGATGTTTTGTGTCTGGGACTGATGGTCTGGACCAGTGGCTTCATAGTTCTCATCCTCTACAGGCACAAGCGGCAGGTCCGACACCTCCATAGCGCCACCCTCTCCCCAAGATCCTCCCCTGAGACTAGAATCACTCAAAACATCCTTGTCCTAGTGGGTACCTTTGTATCATTTTACACTCTCTCTTGCATTTTTTCACTATTTTTGGCTCGTTTAAATGATCCAGGTTGGTGGCTGGTGAACAGCTCTGCCTTGATCACTGCTTGCTTTCCTACAGTCAGCCCCTTTGTTCTCAGGAGCCGTGACCCCAGGATATCCAGGCTCATCTTTACCTGCTGCGGAGGGAGTATGCTATCCTCTAAATGA